CTAAAATctcattcaattattttatttagaacaTTCATTTggattgaatgaaatagaaacTTGTACGGATTAGAAAGTCACccatactttttattttattttattttttagtaaccTTGTTTACCACATGTGGAACCAATCAAATTCTTCATGACGCTGATTTctcaataaatttgtttttaatgataaattttatatatattaggtataagaaataaaatcacAAACGGTAAATTAATGTGacatttgaaaaaataatataataataaatttaactcttaatttttacgtattatattaatataatcataattttaaaaataatcctcaaaatttataaataatcacaatttgatcttaattttaaatatatatatatatatataaactcataaatatttaaaatatatatactaataaatttaaattttatattaatattaatattaaataaatataattatattatattaaataaaataaagatccCCCACCCTCATCCCTCTTCCATCCACCACCATACTTCAACATCCATCTTTCCATGCAAACTTCAAATGCCATCGTCCTCCCATTATACGTTTTAGCCAGATTCAACAGGGCATCGATCTTAGGTTGCTAAAAACAGACCCTGGTCATGTGTTGCAGTGTTGGATCAGGACCTTCAGATCCTGCTTCCTGGATAGTCTCATCACCATTATTTTCCCcgtttattttacaaataaacaagGAAAGAAGTGATGTATTTGAGAGTGAGTTTTTGAGCAGGAAACTTTGGGTTGTGGGAATTGTGATGACTATAATCCTACCTTTTTAGAGGAGGAAATGGGGGccattgttaaaaaatatataatcaaagaTCGGTGGTGGGGGTGggggtttattttctttaatattaatataattatattaatacaaaatttaaaattattattatatttttaaaaatatttatgtatttttatttttttaaaatttttttagaatcatGTCAAAgtcaataaataatatatatatattgcatgaATCACGTTATTTTTTGCTGTCATATtcttctaatttattttaaagaaaaaaagcaaGTAAGTAGGCAGGGCAGTGACAGTAAAAGTAATGCTATAAAAGTAATCAGAAGAGTGGTAATTTCTGCCAGTCTGTCTGAAGAAACAAATGTATTGAAAATGTAAACAGTGTGGATTCTTCTAAGGTTTGGGTAGGTTTTGAGGGTCCCCAAGAATtaatggtttttaaattttgatttctctTACAATCATTTATGTCTACAGTTAGTTGCCTTTCACCACCAACACCAAACAACGTTTTCATCAATGCTTCAAAGGTTACtgctctttcttttattttactaagTTTAATGAAGAGATTCAGATCCATTTTACTACTTTAAGACAAAAGTTTGTCTGCTTATAGCAGCATATatagttgatgatgatgatgattatcAAAGctgatatttgatatttgactCTTGAATGAACTCAAAAGCCATTTGTTCCCTTGTTCTTTCGACTTACTTGCACACTTTTTTTTCTCCGTTCTCTAATTATTCTACTGGTTGTGAATGTGAAGAAGAGAAGTTAGAAATTTTAGaaagttaatttataattttataatttttagagggatgaaaatgaaattttattattttttaagacgGGGACGCTGCTTGCCTCCCTTGTGTatacgaatatatatatacgtgtaTATAGTGCCGTTATGGAATTAGGTTTGAATTTCGCACCTTTACGTACACAAAATATTGGAATTTGACTGTTGGTTGATGTTTTCTTGACCCTTTTGGCCCCAGCTCTTATTGAAATCAAATCAAGCTCTTTAATTTCTGGGTAACTCTTGAATTTGTAGAATCAGAAAAACTTGATGAAAGCTTTTACTTGATTCACTTTCTGTTACGAGATtcatataattacaaaaatgttaTGGTTTTCAGCAATAGGAAAGGATCCTCGTGGgggaattatattataatttatatgcactGGTTCATTTGTTTATTCCAATGTACTTGCTGTTAGGTTTTCTATATAAAGTTGGTagaaaatatagtttttatttttcttcttaggGAAATTTTGGATATTAGTGTGAGGAAGAGAATTTGAAAGCTTGGTAGGGATGAATCAACCCAAAATTAAAGGAAGAGTGGGTAAATACCAAGTGGGAAGGACCATTGGAGAGGGAACCTTTGCTAAAGTGAAGTTCGCAAGAAATTCTGAGACTGGGGAACCAGTGGCACTTAAGATCCTTGATAAAGACAAGGTTCTCAAGCACAAAATGGCTGAACaggtttctttttctaactcccttcttttctttgttgaagGGGAATCATCCCACCAAATTCTATCTATATGTCAATTCTTTTCTGCTTGTTTTTGCAGATTAAGCGGGAAATAGCAACAATGAAGCTGATAAAGCACCCAAATGTCATCCGTTTACACGAGGTTAgaaattaagatattttaattttatgttattgaggtccaaaaatgaaaattctccaTTTAACTAAGAGCTAAAAAtggaatgatttaatttttgggaGGGCTAAAATGCAATTCTCCcgttttttgttttggttgtaatATTTCAGCAAGGTCTTTTTTGTGCCACTTGTATTATTGTATTGTAGAACAGCATACAAGCAACAAGCTTCAACATGATTTCccaattttttgtttatatataaatatgcatgtataGGTGATGGCAAGCAAGACAAagatatttatagttttggagtTCGTCACCGGGGGAGAGCTCTTTGATAAAATTGTGAGTTGTTGAAGTTTTGTTTAATTGCATTATAGGTCACTTAATTTAGCTTTAATTTTCATGCAAGTCACAATTCTTTAATTTCATCCAATTACATCATTGGACTTCTATTATTAACAAATTAGGTTAACTCCATTCACTAATTCTAAAGAAAAAATGGACTCAAACATGGCTTCCGTAACTTAGCATGATATTTCAAATTCCATtatgttcaaaaaataattaatatatgcatGTTCAGACaacttttgcattaaaattattcaatgaAAGTAGCATAATTGACCTACTTTGTTAATAATAGAAGTTGGATGATATAAgtcgaaattaaatattttttgtttacatGAAAATTGATGTGAAGGAAGTAGTAGAgatattcctttttcttttatttaatgacAAACCAGGGATTATTTTCCACATAACCATTTCTTAAATGAAGGTAAATCATGGTCGGATGATAGAAAACGAGGCACGAAGATACTTTCAGCAACTCATCAATGCTGTTGATTACTGCCATAGCAGGGGTGTCTACCATAGGGACCTCaaggtattttttaaatttggaacCCTTCCATGTTGAATATGttcatacatgtatattcatatCCTCCTGATATTGTTGCAGCCTGAAAATCTGCTGTTGGATGCATATGGTAATCTCAAAGTTTCGGATTTCGGATTAAGTGCACTGTCCCGGCAAGTCAGGGTAATTATGATATCCATAATATGACAGAATTCTATGCTACCCATGCTCGGGTGCGAGTGTTTTGTGAGAATGTTTACTTGGACTATGTGATTCTGTAAATGCGTAATACTTATTCCATCTTTATTTGTGTTTGATCGAGAAATGTTGTGTTGAATATTACAGGATGATGGTCTCTTTCACACTGCCTGTGGAACACCGAATTATGTCGCTCCCGAGGTTTGGAACCTTGTTTTTATTCCTGCATTTGTTACCCTTCCGAAACCTCTGGTTTTTTTAACCATTTCCTTCCTGTTTTTCTTCCTATATAGGTCCTTGATGATCAAGGCTATGATGGGGCAATGGCGGATCTCTGGTCGTGTGGCGTCATTCTCTTTGTATTGCTCGCCGGATACTTGCCTTTTGATGATTCTAATCTTATCGACCTATACAGAAAGGTATGCCATTTTGTATATGTTACAGTTATCCATTGTCATTTTTGTCTGTTTTTTCATTCTCATCTTTCTGAAATCTGCAGATTTCAGTAGCTGAATTCACTTGCCCCCCTTGGCTATCTTTGAGTGCAATGAAATTGATAACTCGAATCTTGGACCCGAACCCCATGACTGTAAGTTACAGCTAGTAAAAGTATAACAAAGTAACAGCACTGAATTAGATATACTATTTAATCTTTGAGTAGTATGTTGGGCCTGCATGATTACttggaaaattttcatcttcTGTAATTATCGAGTTGCACGAGGTTGATGCATACATCGCTCTTTCGTGTGTTGCAGCGCATTACCATTCCGGAAATTTTGCAGGATGAATGGTTTAAGAAAGGTTATAAACCCCCGGTGTTCGAGGAGAAAGATGATACGAACTTAGATGATGTCGAAGCTGTTTTCAAGGACTCTGAAGTAAGTGGTACCAAACAAGTGCTATAATATACGGTTTTTATTAACTTCACTTGTTTTAATAAGTCGGCACTGTTGGTTCTGTAACAGGAGCACCATGTaatggaaaagagaaaagaagaagaagaacaaccAACAACTATGAATGCTTTCGAGTTAATTTCCATGTCGAAAGGGTTAAACCTCGAGAATCTGTTTGATGCAGAACAGGTTTGTAttccaaagaaaataaactgTGATTATCAAAGAGTGTTCATCTTTCCTTTGCACGAGTTTATCAGCGTTAGAAGCTGTATGCACCAGTTGTCCAATGCCGGATCGTAACTATTAGTAGTTCAATTTTCTGTAGGGATTCAAGCGAGAAACCAGATTTACGTCTAAATGTCCGGCTAATGAGATTATCCATAAGATCGAAGCCGCTGCAAAGCCTCTCGGCTTCGATGTCCACAAGAAAAACTACAAGGTGATCGAATCTGAAACATGCTATGAAGGCAATTATCAAAATCTCTATACTGACTTCACTTATTTCTTATGATTTTATGTTAGATGAGACTCGAGAGTTCAAAAGCCGGAAGGAAAGGAAACCTTAACGTGGCGACGGAGGTAACTTACACCAACATTTTTGTTCAAATCCAGGCTTACATTTTTGCAGTTATGCAACTTCTTATTATTATGTCAATCAGATATTTCAAATGGCACCTTCTTTACATATGGTCGAGTTGCGGAAAGCAAAGGGGGACACATTGGAATTCCATAAGGTACCACTCGATTCCCTCGATATGCTTTCGTCGCATTTTATATGCAGTCGGATGAACTACCGATGAGAGTAACATAACGGCATATGCTCTAATCTGCTTCCTTTATGTTATCCGGACTTGAGGTTCAGTGTCTGTTTCGGATATTTATGTGTGTCCAACACATGATAGACTCGAATTCTGTCAAGTTCTTTCATATATATGGAAAATCATATTCTCATACCCCATGTCCAAATACGTGTTGGAAAATCCACGGGTAGCAGAGGACAAGTTTTGGAAAACTGGATTTATGCATTGATTTAACTGTGGGTTCAGACAGTGTTTCCATTAATGTACAAGGAAACATGCCCGGTGGTGATCTTTAAGTTTCTTCAGTCAATTCAGTTACATTATTTCTGTTCTAAAGTTGCTTGTTCTTCATTACAGAGATTATATTTTGGTAGCCATTGAAACATTCAGTTGTTTTTTGGTTGCTCTGCAGTTCTACAAAAACCTTTCAACATGTCTTGAAGATGTTGTGTGGAAAACTGAGGAGGACATGAAAGAAGTGAACTAAACAACTCGTTCAATCTTTCCCATGTTTCCCAACTGtaatatgattttgatattttgttcCCACTGTTCTTTGATGTTCCTCAATGGCTCTCCCCTATCATCCttcttttgaatttaaaagtaaccccccccccctttttttggTTGCGGGGTGGGAATTGggattgttttcttctttttaggaCAATTAAACATCCATAGATCTTCCTattgttttctttgattttagTGTTGGAACTTGGAAAACTTGGAGGATTCCCATGGATATGGAAAGCAGGGTTTTTGTTTATCCTCTACACTAAAATGTCAATTACAAATGGTTATTCAGCCATAAAGCATCCTAGTTAAATTTCCAAagtattaatatcatattaatcaagtttttctgtctatataattattaattaatttaatgttaaatgatagctcaaatttaactaccatatttttaaaacacataaatCAATTTGTAAACACATGAAAATATTCTAGTTagaataaaaagtttaaaaaaaaaattaaactttcctaaattttaatgaaactaACTTTTTTTTCGCGCTTTAAAATTACTGACCACTAAACTAATGAAAGAATTTGATTGATGCAACACTGATACTTTGAGAACTCACGTGAAAAATTACGAGTTTATTGCACCAAACACCCCCAAATTATGACTCTCATCCTAAATTGATCCCATacttcaaaacattttaattacatctTCAAATTATTGATGTTATATCACTCAGATCACCACAAATGTTAATTAAAACTGTTAATTTAAAAgacaaatttaactaaaaataaaatagtcacataatttttaaaagtaaaaactaaaaacagagtaaaagaaaatttatttgatatattgccGATGAActttttagactccacaagtaAATTTCGATTTGACAAGTATATTATAGAgtttagtaaaaaataattacataaataattacccaaagtaaaaccaaaaaaaaaaaag
The window above is part of the Gossypium raimondii isolate GPD5lz chromosome 9, ASM2569854v1, whole genome shotgun sequence genome. Proteins encoded here:
- the LOC105799319 gene encoding CBL-interacting protein kinase 32 isoform X1, translated to MNQPKIKGRVGKYQVGRTIGEGTFAKVKFARNSETGEPVALKILDKDKVLKHKMAEQIKREIATMKLIKHPNVIRLHEVMASKTKIFIVLEFVTGGELFDKIVNHGRMIENEARRYFQQLINAVDYCHSRGVYHRDLKPENLLLDAYGNLKVSDFGLSALSRQVRDDGLFHTACGTPNYVAPEVLDDQGYDGAMADLWSCGVILFVLLAGYLPFDDSNLIDLYRKISVAEFTCPPWLSLSAMKLITRILDPNPMTRITIPEILQDEWFKKGYKPPVFEEKDDTNLDDVEAVFKDSEEHHVMEKRKEEEEQPTTMNAFELISMSKGLNLENLFDAEQGFKRETRFTSKCPANEIIHKIEAAAKPLGFDVHKKNYKMRLESSKAGRKGNLNVATEIFQMAPSLHMVELRKAKGDTLEFHKFYKNLSTCLEDVVWKTEEDMKEVN
- the LOC105799319 gene encoding CBL-interacting serine/threonine-protein kinase 3 isoform X2, which translates into the protein MNQPKIKGRVGKYQVGRTIGEGTFAKVKFARNSETGEPVALKILDKDKVLKHKMAEQIKREIATMKLIKHPNVIRLHEVMASKTKIFIVLEFVTGGELFDKIVNHGRMIENEARRYFQQLINAVDYCHSRGVYHRDLKPENLLLDAYGNLKVSDFGLSALSRQVRDDGLFHTACGTPNYVAPEVLDDQGYDGAMADLWSCGVILFVLLAGYLPFDDSNLIDLYRKISVAEFTCPPWLSLSAMKLITRILDPNPMTRITIPEILQDEWFKKGYKPPVFEEKDDTNLDDVEAVFKDSEEHHVMEKRKEEEEQPTTMNAFELISMSKGLNLENLFDAEQGFKRETRFTSKCPANEIIHKIEAAAKPLGFDVHKKNYKMRLESSKAGRKGNLNVATEIFQMAPSLHMVELRKAKGDTLEFHKRLYFGSH